The following are encoded together in the Mesoplodon densirostris isolate mMesDen1 chromosome 2, mMesDen1 primary haplotype, whole genome shotgun sequence genome:
- the RBBP4 gene encoding histone-binding protein RBBP4 produces the protein MADKEAAFDDAVEERVINEEYKIWKKNTPFLYDLVMTHALEWPSLTAQWLPDVTRPEGKDFSIHRLVLGTHTSDEQNHLVIASVQLPNDDAQFDASHYDSEKGEFGGFGSVSGKIEIEIKINHEGEVNRARYMPQNPCIIATKTPSSDVLVFDYTKHPSKPDPSGECNPDLRLRGHQKEGYGLSWNPNLSGHLLSASDDHTICLWDISAVPKEGKVVDAKTIFTGHTAVVEDVSWHLLHESLFGSVADDQKLMIWDTRSNNTSKPSHSVDAHTAEVNCLSFNPYSEFILATGSADKTVALWDLRNLKLKLHSFESHKDEIFQVQWSPHNETILASSGTDRRLNVWDLSKIGEEQSPEDAEDGPPELLFIHGGHTAKISDFSWNPNEPWVICSVSEDNIMQVWQMAENIYNDEDPEGSVDPEGQGS, from the exons ATGGCCGACAAGGAAG cAGCCTTTGATGACGCAGTAGAAGAACGTGTGATCAATGAAGAATacaaaatatggaaaaagaacACTCCTTTTCTTTACGATTTGGTGATGACCCATGCTCTGGAGTGGCCCAGCCTAACTGCACAGTGGCTTCCTGATGTAACCAG ACCAGAAGGGAAAGATTTCAGTATTCATCGACTTGTCCTGGGGACACACACGTCAGATGAACAAAACCACCTTGTGATAGCCAGTGTGCAGCTCCCTAACGATGATGCTCAGTTTGATGCTTCACACTACGACAGTGAAAAAGGAG AATTTGGAGGTTTTGGCTCAGTTAGTGGAAAAATTGAAATAGAAATCAAGATCAACCATGAAGGAGAAGTAAACAGGGCACGGTATATGCCCCAGAACCCTTGCATCATTGCCACAAAGACTCCATCCAGTGATGTTCTTGTTTTTGACTATACGAAACATCCTTCTAAACCAG ACCCTTCTGGAGAGTGCAACCCAGACTTGCGTCTCCGTGGACATCAGAAGGAAGGCTACGGGCTTTCTTGGAACCCAAATCTCAGTGGGCACTTACTTAGTGCTTCAGATGACCAT aCTATCTGCCTATGGGACATCAGTGCTGTTCCAAAGGAAGGAAAAGTTGTGGATGCGAAGACCATCTTTACAGGGCATACAGCAGTAGTAGAAGACGTCTCCTGGCATCTGCTCCATGAGTCTCTGTTTGGGTCAGTTGCTGATGATCAGAAACTTATGAT CTGGGATACTCGTTCAAACAATACTTCCAAACCAAGCCACTCGGTTGATGCTCACACTGCTGAAGTAAACTGCCTTTCTTTCAATCCTTATAGTGAGTTCATTCTTGCCACAGGATCAGCTGACAAG ACTGTTGCCTTGTGGGATCTGAGAAATCTGAAACTTAAGTTGCATTCCTTTGAATCACATAAGGATGAAATATTCCAG GTTCAGTGGTCACCTCACAATGAGACTATTTTGGCTTCCAGTGGTACTGATCGCAGGCTGAATGTCTGGGATTTAAG TAAAATTGGAGAGGAACAGTCCCCAGAAGATGCAGAAGATGGGCCACCAGAGTTGTTG tTTATTCATGGTGGTCACACTGCCAAGATATCTGATTTCTCCTGGAATCCCAATGAACCTTGGGTGATTTGTTCTGTATCAGAAGACAATATCATGCAAGTTTGGCAAATG GCAGAGAACATTTATAATGATGAAGACCCTGAAGGAAGCGTGGATCCAGAAGGACAAGGATCCTAG
- the SYNC gene encoding syncoilin: MASPEPRRGGDGAAEAARNRRAEATSLQEENSESPSEVRTWNPEVTLSLEGTLNLEDILYPGDTGDFDVAMYVEETEKPEETLHIEETRTPDEALYVEEPGKPEEMLYVEEPVKPGKTTSPEQMVYGGETVPSEEKPDPEESLRAEPSPSTEGSLSTEDLELLEGRFQQCVQAVAQLEEERDQLIHELVLLREPALQEVQRVHHDILAAYKLHAQAELARDGLREEIQLVKQKLFKVTKECVSYQYQLECRRQDVAQFAEFREVLTTRAAQLSEELAQLGDAYQKQKEQLRQQLEAPPSQRDGHFLQESRQLSAQFENLMAESRQGLEQEYEPQLLRLLERKEAAAKALQKTQAEIQEMKEALRPLQAEALQLHLQNRNLEDQTTLLRQKRDEEVQQYREQLEEMEERQRQLRSGVQLQQQKNKEMEQLRISLAEELSTYKGCLETYGRICNQETTKTS; encoded by the exons ATGGCCAGCCCGGAGCCCCGGCGCGGCGGGGACGGCGCCGCCGAGGCCGCGAG GAACAGAAGAGCAGAGGCCACTTCTCTTCAAGAGGAGAACTCTGAATCCCCGTCTGAGGTGAGGACCTGGAACCCAGAAGTTACTCTGTCTTTGGAAGGGACCTTGAACTTAGAGGATATTCTCTACCCGGGGGACACAGGTGACTTTGATGTGGCTATGTACGTGGAAGAGACCGAGAAGCCTGAGGAGACGCTGCATATTGAGGAGACCAGGACACCTGATGAGGCCCTGTATGTGGAGGAGCCAGGAAAGCCAGAGGAGATGCTATATGTGGAAGAGCCCGTGAAGCCGGGAAAGACTACAAGCCCAGAGCAGATGGTTTATGGGGGAGAGACAGTCCCGAGCGAGGAGAAACCTGACCCCGAGGAGAGCCTCAGAGCTGAGCCGAGTCCCAGCACAGAGGGGAGCCTGAGCACAGAGGACCTGGAATTGCTGGAGGGGCGTTTCCAGCAGTGTGTCCAAGCCGTGGCCCAGCTGGAAGAGGAGAGGGATCAGCTCATCCATGAGCTTGTGTTGCTTCGGGAACCAGCCCTGCAGGAGGTGCAACGGGTCCACCACGACATCCTGGCTGCCTACAAACTGCACGCCCAGGCAGAGCTGGCGAGGGATGGGCTGAGGGAGGAGATCCAGCTGGTCAAGCAGAAGCTGTTCAAGGTGACGAAGGAATGTGTGTCCTACCAATATCAGCTGGAGTGCCGCCGGCAGGATGTGGCCCAGTTTGCCGAGTTCCGGGAAGTGCTGACCACCCGGGCAGCCCAGCTCTCGGAGGAATTAGCCCAGCTTGGGGATGCCTATCAGAAGCAAAAGGAGCAGTTACGGCAACAACTAGAAGCACCTCCAAGCCAGAGGGATGGGCACTTTCTCCAGGAGAGCCGGCAGCTCTCTGCCCAGTTCGAGAACCTCATGGCAGAGAGCCGCCAGGGCCTGGAGCAGGAGTATGAGCCTCAGCTGCTGCGGCTCCTAGAGAGGAAAGAAGCTGCGGCCAAAGCTCTGCAGAAAACCCAGGCCGAGATCCAGGAGATGAAGGAGGCTCTGCGACCCCTGCAAGCAGAGGCCCTTCAGCTCCACCTGCAAAACAGGAATCTGGAGGACCAGACCACCCTTTTGAGGCAAAAACGAGACGAGGAGGTGCAGCAGTACAGG GAACAGCTGGAGGAAATGGAAGAACGACAGAGGCAGCTAAGAAGCGGGGTGCAACTCCAGCAACAGAAGAACAAAGAGATGGAGCAGCTAAGGATCAGCCTTGCTGAAGAGCTCTCAACGTACAA GGGCTGTTTAGAAACATATGGCCGAATCTGTAaccaagaaacaacaaaaacttcTTAG